A single genomic interval of Halobacillus halophilus DSM 2266 harbors:
- the motP gene encoding flagellar motor protein MotP, translating to MTKKDLLTPIGITIGFIMVIFGIASNAGFGGMTSFIQASSIVIVLGGLVAALLVNFNVSEVKLTFRVTKEAFKQTDMNLRQLINLFVGLSERARREGLLALEAQLDEVEDPFIKKGILLAVDGIEPEVINDIMNAEIVAVEERHQRGRAIIEKAGEYAPAWGMIGTLIGLVLMLQSLSTPETLGPKMAVALLTTFYGTLLANLVFIPMAGKLENKTEQEIFMKQVIIEGVIGVQSGQNPKILEEKLSAFLSEEDKAIVEEDEKDESLGEAANEA from the coding sequence ATGACTAAAAAAGACTTGTTGACTCCCATCGGTATTACGATTGGATTCATCATGGTTATTTTCGGTATTGCATCTAACGCCGGGTTTGGAGGTATGACATCATTTATACAGGCTTCCTCCATCGTTATTGTGCTAGGTGGTCTAGTAGCTGCTTTATTAGTTAATTTCAACGTAAGTGAAGTCAAATTAACCTTTCGCGTAACGAAAGAAGCTTTTAAACAGACGGATATGAATTTAAGGCAGCTGATCAATTTATTTGTTGGATTATCAGAACGAGCCCGGCGTGAGGGCTTACTTGCTCTTGAAGCACAGCTTGATGAGGTTGAAGATCCTTTTATAAAAAAAGGGATTCTACTGGCTGTTGATGGGATAGAACCTGAAGTAATTAACGATATTATGAATGCTGAAATTGTTGCAGTAGAAGAGCGTCATCAGCGTGGAAGAGCGATCATAGAGAAAGCAGGGGAGTACGCTCCCGCATGGGGTATGATTGGAACGTTGATAGGTCTTGTACTGATGCTTCAAAGTCTTTCAACTCCGGAAACGCTTGGACCCAAAATGGCGGTAGCACTATTAACTACGTTTTACGGTACACTCTTAGCCAACCTTGTTTTTATACCGATGGCGGGGAAACTTGAGAACAAAACAGAACAGGAAATATTTATGAAGCAAGTAATTATTGAAGGGGTCATAGGCGTCCAGTCTGGTCAGAATCCTAAGATTCTTGAAGAAAAACTAAGTGCATTTCTATCTGAAGAGGATAAAGCCATCGTGGAAGAAGACGAAAAGGATGAATCTTTAGGAGAAGCGGCCAATGAAGCTTAG
- a CDS encoding acetoin utilization AcuB family protein, with protein MLVEEIMKTEVITLSPEETIETALKLLHENHIRHLPIVDENNEVIGIVSDRDVRDASPSIFEEDASPDELKNPIRTIMTYPVTTVHPLDFVEEVASIFYEQEIACVPVTRDDILVGIITEKDMLYTLIQLTGTHVQSSQIEVKVINKPGILPQVMQVFGQRKVNISSVLIYPYKPDPKYKVIVVRIQTMNPLPTIEDLKTEGYEVLWPKSPGLTL; from the coding sequence ATGCTAGTGGAAGAAATTATGAAAACCGAGGTCATTACTCTCTCTCCTGAGGAAACTATTGAAACCGCTCTCAAATTACTGCACGAAAACCATATCCGGCATTTACCTATAGTGGATGAGAATAATGAAGTCATCGGTATCGTATCCGATCGGGATGTAAGGGATGCCAGTCCATCAATATTTGAGGAAGACGCATCTCCGGATGAACTTAAAAATCCCATTCGGACAATTATGACTTACCCAGTAACGACAGTCCACCCACTAGATTTCGTAGAAGAGGTGGCCTCGATTTTTTATGAACAGGAAATCGCCTGTGTACCTGTAACAAGAGACGATATATTAGTAGGGATTATCACGGAAAAAGATATGCTCTATACGCTTATTCAATTAACAGGTACCCATGTGCAAAGCTCTCAGATTGAAGTTAAAGTGATCAATAAACCTGGTATACTGCCTCAGGTTATGCAAGTGTTTGGCCAAAGAAAGGTAAATATCAGTTCTGTCTTAATTTACCCTTACAAACCCGACCCTAAATATAAAGTAATTGTGGTACGTATCCAGACCATGAACCCGTTACCTACGATTGAAGACCTTAAGACAGAAGGTTACGAAGTCTTATGGCCAAAGAGCCCAGGGTTGACTCTATGA
- a CDS encoding GNAT family N-acetyltransferase: MKHEKTYYNETFDSEYGPVVIEGPLSSQELSQFTFDKGLIAFRPYEKQFEAVKSIADFEEGRIIIARHNENIVGYVTFLHPDPLERWSEGQMEDLIELGAIEVIPQFRGYRIGSRLLKISMMDEFMENYITISTEYYWHWDLKGTGLNIWDYRRVMEKMMASGGLTPSPTDDPEIISHPANCLMVRIGKNVLKESVEQFDILRFLTRHQYRQSRR; this comes from the coding sequence ATGAAGCATGAAAAAACCTATTATAATGAAACGTTCGATTCTGAGTACGGACCTGTTGTAATTGAAGGTCCTCTATCTTCTCAAGAGTTAAGTCAATTCACATTTGATAAAGGCTTAATTGCCTTTCGCCCCTATGAAAAACAATTTGAAGCCGTCAAAAGCATAGCTGATTTTGAAGAAGGAAGAATTATCATTGCACGCCATAATGAAAACATAGTTGGATATGTAACTTTCCTCCACCCTGATCCATTAGAACGCTGGTCAGAAGGACAGATGGAGGATTTAATTGAACTTGGTGCCATTGAGGTTATCCCTCAATTCCGAGGCTATCGGATAGGGTCCCGTCTCTTAAAAATCTCTATGATGGATGAATTTATGGAGAACTACATTACAATCTCAACTGAATATTATTGGCACTGGGATCTGAAAGGTACAGGATTGAATATTTGGGATTATCGACGTGTTATGGAAAAAATGATGGCTTCGGGTGGACTCACTCCTTCCCCCACTGATGATCCAGAGATCATTTCCCACCCTGCCAACTGTTTGATGGTACGCATTGGGAAAAATGTTCTTAAAGAATCAGTGGAACAATTTGATATTCTCCGTTTTCTTACTCGACATCAATATCGTCAATCAAGGAGGTAA
- the motS gene encoding flagellar motor protein MotS — translation MKLRRRKKPGNKGAPKWMTTYADMITLILVFFILLFSMSQINLVKFDALSESFRNRMIFDFYPSPVESQFPTEQTKVQDNGEKNNEFQEPTEDPDQIAEKDEAKKEEKNKDLEELKKEVDEYLEENELNDIISASQTKRGIVLVLEEQLIFETSEAQVLEGAKPFLKKVGTLLKNIPNFVKVEGHTDNRQISTYRYPSNWELSGARSSSVIRYLLKNTDDLDSGRFTAVAYGDTRPVAPNDSKQNWRKNRRVEIVILDPDYES, via the coding sequence ATGAAGCTTAGGAGAAGAAAGAAACCTGGTAATAAAGGGGCTCCAAAATGGATGACCACTTATGCAGATATGATTACCTTGATTCTCGTTTTTTTTATTCTGTTGTTTTCAATGTCTCAGATTAATTTAGTTAAGTTTGACGCACTATCAGAATCTTTTCGTAATCGCATGATCTTCGATTTCTATCCTTCTCCTGTCGAAAGTCAGTTTCCAACCGAACAGACAAAGGTTCAGGATAATGGGGAAAAGAATAATGAATTTCAAGAACCTACGGAAGATCCGGATCAGATAGCTGAAAAAGATGAAGCGAAGAAGGAAGAAAAAAATAAAGATTTAGAAGAACTAAAAAAAGAAGTGGATGAATATTTGGAAGAAAATGAACTTAACGACATTATTTCGGCCAGCCAAACTAAACGTGGCATTGTACTCGTTTTGGAAGAGCAGCTTATTTTCGAAACAAGTGAGGCTCAAGTTTTAGAAGGGGCCAAGCCTTTTTTAAAAAAAGTGGGTACACTTCTTAAGAACATTCCTAATTTCGTGAAGGTGGAGGGGCATACGGATAATCGGCAGATATCTACATATCGTTACCCTTCAAACTGGGAATTGTCAGGAGCACGTTCGAGTAGTGTCATTCGTTATTTGTTAAAAAACACGGATGATTTGGACTCCGGCCGATTTACAGCTGTGGCTTATGGTGATACGCGGCCTGTAGCTCCAAATGATTCAAAACAAAATTGGCGTAAGAACCGAAGAGTTGAAATTGTCATATTAGATCCTGATTATGAAAGTTAA
- the ccpA gene encoding catabolite control protein A, translating to MNVTIYDVAREANVSMATVSRVVNGNPNVKPATRKKVHDAIERLGYRPNAVARGLASKKTTTVGVIIPDISSIFFAELARGIEDIATMYNYNIILSNSDQNKDKELHLINAMLGKQVDGLVFMGGKITEDHIQEFKTSSVPIALAATVDESGETPAVNIDYQQASYEATELLLSHGNKEVAFVSGPEDTIINVQKLEGYKNAMRANGYDSPEDYIVSGDYSYDSGIEALEQLLEFDKKPTAVFVSSDEMALGVIHGAQDRGIRVPEDLEVFGFDNTRLATMVRPTLSTVVQPMYDIGAVAMRLLTKFMNKEEVEEQNVILPHRIIERNSTQQK from the coding sequence ATGAATGTAACAATATATGATGTAGCAAGAGAGGCAAACGTATCGATGGCTACCGTCTCACGAGTAGTGAATGGGAACCCGAACGTAAAGCCTGCGACTAGAAAAAAAGTACACGATGCCATTGAGCGGTTAGGGTATCGTCCAAATGCAGTGGCAAGAGGTTTAGCAAGTAAGAAAACCACGACGGTCGGTGTGATCATCCCCGACATATCAAGTATATTCTTTGCTGAGCTTGCGCGTGGCATCGAAGATATTGCCACTATGTATAATTACAACATTATCTTAAGTAATTCTGACCAGAATAAGGATAAAGAGCTGCACCTGATTAATGCTATGCTAGGTAAGCAGGTAGATGGATTAGTATTTATGGGTGGAAAAATCACAGAAGATCATATCCAGGAGTTTAAAACTTCTTCTGTACCTATTGCTTTGGCAGCGACAGTAGATGAGTCAGGGGAGACTCCTGCTGTAAACATCGATTATCAGCAAGCGTCTTATGAAGCCACAGAGTTATTATTATCCCACGGAAATAAGGAAGTAGCTTTCGTATCGGGACCTGAAGATACTATTATCAATGTGCAGAAACTAGAAGGTTATAAAAATGCTATGAGGGCTAATGGTTATGACTCCCCTGAAGATTATATTGTATCCGGAGACTATTCATACGATTCAGGTATTGAAGCATTAGAGCAGCTGCTTGAATTTGATAAGAAGCCTACGGCTGTCTTTGTCTCTTCCGACGAAATGGCCCTGGGAGTCATTCATGGGGCACAGGACCGAGGCATTCGAGTGCCGGAGGATCTAGAAGTGTTTGGATTCGATAATACACGCCTCGCAACGATGGTACGTCCAACATTATCAACTGTAGTGCAGCCGATGTACGATATAGGAGCTGTAGCAATGCGCCTGCTAACTAAATTTATGAATAAAGAAGAAGTTGAAGAGCAGAATGTGATACTACCTCACCGAATTATTGAAAGAAACTCAACTCAGCAGAAATAG
- a CDS encoding bifunctional 3-deoxy-7-phosphoheptulonate synthase/chorismate mutase: MSNQQLDQLRSQLDEVNLELLNLINKRGDLVKEIGQIKEQQGTNRFDPVRERTMLDHISSHNDGPFEDSTVVHLFKEIFKAGLELQEDDHRKALLVSRKKQPEDTIVEINGEKVGDGNTHFIMGPCAVESYEQVSTVAKAVKGEGLKLLRGGAFKPRTSPYDFQGLGIEGLKMLKQAGDENGLAVVSEIVNPADLEEALDYLDVIQIGARNMQNFELLKAAGSVNKPVLLKRGMSATISEFINAAEYIISRGNKNIILCERGIRTYEKATRNTLDISSVPILKQETHLPVMVDVTHSTGRRDLLLPAAKAAMAIGADGVMAEVHPDPAVALSDSAQQMNIPTFQSFMRELTK; the protein is encoded by the coding sequence ATGAGTAACCAACAACTCGACCAATTACGCAGTCAATTAGACGAGGTAAATTTAGAGCTTCTGAATTTAATCAATAAACGCGGTGATCTAGTAAAGGAAATTGGCCAGATTAAAGAGCAGCAAGGAACCAATCGTTTTGATCCTGTACGGGAAAGAACGATGCTTGATCATATTTCAAGTCATAATGATGGGCCTTTCGAGGATTCTACAGTGGTTCATTTATTTAAAGAGATATTCAAAGCTGGACTAGAGTTACAAGAGGATGACCATAGAAAAGCTCTTCTCGTTTCCAGAAAGAAGCAGCCTGAAGATACAATCGTGGAAATCAATGGAGAAAAAGTGGGCGATGGAAACACGCACTTCATTATGGGCCCTTGTGCGGTAGAAAGTTACGAACAGGTTTCAACCGTAGCTAAAGCCGTTAAAGGTGAAGGATTGAAGCTATTGCGCGGTGGTGCATTTAAACCGAGAACCTCCCCATATGACTTCCAGGGTCTTGGAATCGAAGGATTGAAAATGCTGAAGCAGGCAGGCGATGAGAATGGCTTAGCTGTGGTAAGTGAAATCGTGAACCCAGCCGATCTTGAAGAAGCACTGGATTACCTTGATGTGATTCAAATCGGAGCTCGTAATATGCAGAACTTTGAACTCTTAAAAGCTGCCGGTTCAGTAAATAAACCTGTTCTATTAAAACGAGGAATGTCGGCAACTATATCCGAATTCATTAATGCGGCTGAGTACATTATCTCCCGCGGGAACAAAAATATCATCTTGTGTGAGCGTGGTATCCGTACCTATGAAAAAGCCACAAGAAACACTTTGGATATCTCATCTGTACCAATTTTGAAACAAGAAACTCACTTACCAGTGATGGTAGATGTAACTCACTCCACTGGCCGACGCGATCTCCTGCTACCAGCAGCTAAAGCGGCTATGGCGATTGGTGCTGACGGAGTAATGGCTGAAGTACACCCTGATCCAGCGGTTGCCCTTTCTGATTCAGCCCAGCAAATGAATATTCCAACGTTCCAATCATTTATGAGAGAGTTAACAAAATAA
- a CDS encoding acetoin utilization protein AcuC yields the protein MSCHSGFVFTDDFTSYRFRDDHPFNQMRVILTKELLEASSALIQDHFITPRHATEEELSLAHSRTYIQAVKQAGQGLLSEEDGMEFGIGTEDTPMFKGMHEASSLLVGSTLSAIEAVMENRVKHALNLGGGLHHGFERKASGFCIYNDGAVGIKYLRKKYDCKVLYVDTDAHHGDGVQWAFYDDPNVCTFSIHETGRYLFPGTGNVNERGLKEGYGYSFNLPIDAFTEDESFLQVYETAMKEIVHYFKPDVIVTQNGADAHFLDPLTHLCSTMKIYERIPALAHELAHQYCDGKWIALGGGGYDIWRVVPRAWAQIWKVMSEGTHFQGPLPKDWLKKWEKESPVPLPENWHDPEDAYNPIPRRKEITEKNEKLLEKSLQLITNQKKYNSL from the coding sequence ATGAGCTGCCATTCTGGTTTTGTATTCACCGATGATTTTACGAGTTACCGATTTAGGGACGATCACCCCTTCAACCAAATGAGAGTTATACTTACGAAAGAGTTATTGGAAGCTTCTTCAGCTTTAATACAGGATCACTTTATTACACCAAGACACGCTACAGAAGAAGAACTTTCCCTTGCTCACAGTCGAACTTATATTCAAGCTGTCAAACAGGCCGGACAAGGCTTGTTGTCGGAAGAAGACGGCATGGAATTCGGAATTGGAACAGAGGACACACCTATGTTTAAAGGAATGCACGAAGCATCTTCTTTATTAGTAGGAAGTACATTATCTGCTATAGAAGCCGTTATGGAAAACCGGGTTAAGCATGCTTTGAATTTAGGTGGCGGTCTTCACCACGGATTTGAAAGAAAAGCATCTGGTTTTTGTATTTATAATGACGGGGCAGTTGGAATAAAATATCTGCGCAAAAAATACGATTGTAAAGTTCTATACGTTGATACGGACGCCCATCATGGCGACGGTGTGCAATGGGCCTTTTATGATGACCCCAATGTATGTACTTTCTCTATACATGAAACGGGACGCTACTTATTTCCTGGAACCGGGAATGTTAATGAAAGAGGACTTAAAGAAGGATATGGCTATTCTTTTAATTTACCTATAGACGCATTCACAGAAGATGAATCTTTCCTCCAGGTCTATGAAACCGCTATGAAAGAAATTGTACATTATTTTAAACCTGATGTGATAGTTACACAAAACGGAGCGGACGCACATTTCTTGGACCCGCTCACTCACTTATGCTCAACTATGAAAATCTATGAGAGAATTCCTGCCCTCGCACATGAATTAGCTCATCAGTATTGCGATGGCAAATGGATCGCATTAGGAGGAGGCGGATATGATATCTGGCGTGTAGTCCCTAGAGCATGGGCGCAGATTTGGAAAGTTATGTCAGAAGGCACCCATTTCCAAGGTCCCCTGCCAAAAGACTGGCTTAAAAAATGGGAAAAAGAGTCTCCAGTGCCTTTGCCGGAAAACTGGCATGACCCAGAAGATGCCTATAATCCTATTCCTCGAAGAAAAGAAATCACTGAAAAAAACGAAAAGCTTCTGGAGAAATCCTTGCAGTTGATTACCAATCAAAAAAAATATAATTCACTGTGA